One region of Acidobacteriota bacterium genomic DNA includes:
- a CDS encoding DNA gyrase inhibitor YacG has protein sequence MTSEARCAHCRKRPVDPAWRPFCSERCRLFDLQNWLDGRYRVAGGPMSVADAAEQDGGGLETDGGEGRDGERRKEGDRQTWATR, from the coding sequence GTGACGAGCGAGGCGCGTTGCGCCCACTGCCGGAAGCGGCCGGTCGATCCAGCGTGGCGGCCGTTCTGCAGTGAGCGCTGCCGCCTCTTCGACCTGCAGAACTGGCTTGACGGCCGCTACCGAGTAGCCGGCGGGCCGATGTCGGTCGCCGACGCGGCGGAGCAGGACGGCGGCGGGTTGGAGACGGACGGCGGCGAAGGCCGCGACGGAGAACGACGGAAGGAAGGCGACAGGCAGACATGGGCGACACGCTGA